The following proteins come from a genomic window of Yinghuangia sp. ASG 101:
- a CDS encoding TldD/PmbA family protein produces the protein MPHPIDPAFTAYPLRRLADAALERARELGAAHADFRLERIRDAHLRLRDGRTEMSLDATDVGFAVRVVHEGAWGFAAGVDLTVDAAVRVAEEAVAVARVSRAVAAASGSDDRVELAPEPVHEDAVWVSAYDVNPFEVPEADRIGLLAQWSRDLLAADGVDHVDASLMAVQENKFYADTAGTTTTQQRVRLHPQLTAVAVNGGAFESMRTLAPPVGRGWEYLTGTGWDWKAELAEIPSLLAERVAAPSVEAGTYDLVIDPGNLWLTIHESIGHATELDRALGYEAAYAGTSFATFDKLGSLKYGSEIMHVTGDRTAEHGLATIGYDDEGVATQSWDLVKDGVLVGYQTDRNMARMQGFERSNGCAFADSPSHVPVQRMANVSLRPAAEDRSTADLIGGVERGLYIVGDKSWSIDMQRYNFQFTGQRAYRIENGRLAGQVKDFAYQATTTDFWGSMEALGGPSTYRFGGAFNCGKAQPGQVAAVGHGCPSAMFRGVRVLNTVQEAGR, from the coding sequence GTGCCACACCCGATCGATCCGGCGTTCACGGCGTATCCACTGCGCCGGCTCGCGGATGCCGCCCTGGAGCGGGCCCGCGAGCTGGGGGCCGCCCACGCGGATTTCCGTCTCGAACGCATCCGTGACGCGCACCTTCGGCTGCGCGACGGCCGCACCGAGATGTCGTTGGACGCGACCGACGTCGGCTTCGCCGTCCGCGTGGTGCACGAGGGCGCGTGGGGCTTCGCCGCGGGCGTGGACCTCACGGTCGACGCGGCCGTGCGGGTCGCCGAGGAGGCCGTCGCGGTGGCGCGGGTGTCCCGGGCGGTCGCCGCGGCGTCCGGGTCGGACGACCGTGTCGAGCTGGCGCCCGAGCCGGTCCACGAGGACGCGGTGTGGGTGTCGGCGTACGACGTGAACCCGTTCGAGGTTCCGGAGGCCGATCGGATCGGCCTGCTCGCCCAGTGGAGCCGCGACCTGCTGGCGGCGGACGGCGTGGACCACGTCGACGCGTCCCTCATGGCCGTGCAGGAGAACAAGTTCTACGCCGACACCGCGGGCACCACGACCACGCAGCAACGCGTGCGCCTGCACCCGCAGTTGACGGCGGTCGCCGTGAACGGCGGCGCGTTCGAGTCGATGCGCACGCTGGCGCCCCCGGTGGGCCGCGGCTGGGAGTACCTGACTGGCACCGGCTGGGACTGGAAGGCCGAACTGGCGGAGATCCCCTCGCTGTTGGCCGAGCGGGTGGCCGCTCCCTCGGTCGAGGCGGGCACCTATGACCTGGTGATCGATCCGGGCAACCTGTGGCTGACGATCCACGAGTCGATCGGTCACGCCACCGAGCTGGACCGCGCGCTGGGCTACGAGGCGGCGTACGCGGGCACGTCGTTCGCGACCTTCGACAAGCTCGGCTCGCTGAAGTACGGCTCGGAGATCATGCACGTCACCGGCGACCGCACGGCCGAGCACGGGTTGGCGACGATCGGCTACGACGACGAGGGAGTGGCCACGCAGAGCTGGGACCTCGTCAAGGACGGCGTCCTGGTCGGCTATCAGACGGACCGCAACATGGCCCGCATGCAGGGCTTCGAGCGCTCCAACGGCTGCGCGTTCGCCGACTCGCCGTCGCATGTGCCGGTGCAGCGCATGGCCAACGTCTCGCTGCGGCCCGCCGCGGAGGACCGCTCCACCGCCGACCTGATCGGGGGCGTCGAGCGCGGCCTCTACATCGTCGGCGACAAGTCGTGGTCGATCGACATGCAGCGCTACAACTTCCAGTTCACCGGCCAGCGCGCCTACCGCATCGAGAACGGCCGGCTCGCGGGCCAGGTGAAGGACTTCGCGTACCAGGCCACGACGACGGACTTCTGGGGCTCGATGGAGGCCCTCGGCGGTCCGTCGACGTACCGCTTCGGCGGCGCGTTCAACTGCGGCAAGGCGCAGCCCGGCCAGGTCGCGGCGGTGGGCCACGGGTGCCCGTCCGCGATGTTCCGGGGTGTTCGCGTGCTCAACACGGTGCAGGAGGCCGGGCGATGA
- the fabG gene encoding 3-oxoacyl-[acyl-carrier-protein] reductase: MSRSVLVTGGNRGIGLAIARAFAAEGDNVAVTSRSGKAPDGLFGVRCDVTEPEQVEQAFKEVEEHQGPVEVLVANAGITKDTLLLRMGEDDFAEVVDTNLTGTFRVVKRASKGMLRAKKGRIVLISSVVGLMGSPGQANYAASKAGLVGFARSLARELGSRNITTNVVAPGFVDTAMTEVLGDARKAEILAQVPLGRYASTEEVAGVVRFLASDAASYITGAVIPVDGGLGMGH, from the coding sequence TTGAGCCGGTCCGTTCTGGTCACCGGAGGCAACCGAGGCATCGGCCTGGCGATCGCGCGGGCCTTCGCCGCGGAGGGCGACAACGTCGCGGTCACATCCCGATCCGGGAAGGCGCCCGACGGCCTGTTCGGCGTCCGCTGCGACGTGACCGAGCCCGAGCAGGTCGAGCAGGCGTTCAAAGAGGTCGAGGAGCACCAGGGCCCGGTCGAGGTGCTGGTCGCGAACGCCGGCATCACCAAGGACACGCTGCTGCTGCGCATGGGTGAGGACGACTTCGCCGAGGTCGTCGACACCAACCTGACCGGCACGTTCCGCGTGGTCAAGCGCGCGAGCAAGGGCATGCTGCGGGCCAAGAAGGGCCGCATCGTGCTCATCTCGTCCGTCGTCGGGCTCATGGGCTCGCCCGGCCAGGCCAACTACGCGGCCTCGAAGGCCGGCCTCGTCGGCTTCGCGCGGTCGCTCGCCCGCGAGCTGGGTTCGCGCAACATCACCACCAACGTCGTCGCGCCCGGGTTCGTGGACACCGCGATGACCGAGGTCCTCGGCGACGCCCGCAAGGCCGAGATCCTGGCCCAGGTGCCACTGGGCCGATACGCGAGCACCGAGGAGGTCGCGGGCGTGGTCCGCTTCCTGGCCTCGGACGCCGCGTCGTACATCACCGGAGCCGTCATCCCCGTCGACGGCGGACTTGGAATGGGGCACTGA
- the fabI gene encoding enoyl-ACP reductase FabI — MGDLLVGKRILVTGVLTDASIAFHVARLAQEEGAEVVLTGFGRLSLVNRIAGRLPKPAPVIELDVTNQEHLDALADNVRQHVGGLDGIVHSIAFGPQDALGGNFLNTTFEDVSTAVHVSAYSFKALTTALLPLKPADGSLSVVGLDFDAQVAWPGYDWMGVAKAGLEATSRYLAKYLGDQDVRVNLVSAGPVKTMAARSIPGFDKFEGVWNEKAPLGWDLNDPEPAARGVVALLSDWFPKTTGEIVHVDGGLHAIGA; from the coding sequence ATGGGTGACCTTCTGGTCGGCAAGCGCATTCTCGTCACCGGCGTCCTGACGGACGCCTCGATCGCCTTCCACGTCGCGCGGCTCGCGCAGGAGGAAGGCGCCGAGGTCGTCCTCACCGGCTTCGGCCGGCTCTCGCTCGTCAACCGCATCGCGGGCCGGCTCCCCAAGCCCGCGCCGGTCATCGAGCTGGACGTCACCAACCAGGAGCACCTGGACGCGCTCGCGGACAACGTGCGCCAGCACGTCGGCGGACTCGACGGCATCGTGCACTCGATCGCGTTCGGCCCGCAGGACGCGCTCGGCGGGAACTTCCTCAACACGACGTTCGAGGACGTCTCCACCGCCGTGCACGTGTCGGCGTACTCGTTCAAGGCGCTCACCACCGCCCTGCTGCCGCTCAAGCCGGCGGACGGCTCGCTGTCGGTCGTGGGTCTGGACTTCGACGCGCAGGTCGCGTGGCCCGGCTACGACTGGATGGGCGTCGCGAAGGCCGGGCTGGAGGCCACGTCGCGCTACCTCGCCAAGTACCTCGGCGACCAGGACGTGCGTGTCAACCTGGTCTCGGCCGGCCCGGTCAAGACGATGGCGGCCCGCTCGATCCCCGGCTTCGACAAGTTCGAGGGCGTATGGAACGAGAAGGCGCCGCTCGGCTGGGACCTCAACGACCCGGAGCCGGCCGCGCGCGGCGTCGTCGCGCTGCTGTCCGACTGGTTCCCCAAGACCACCGGCGAGATCGTGCACGTCGACGGCGGCCTCCACGCGATCGGCGCCTGA
- a CDS encoding MMPL family transporter, with protein sequence MARRRNLAASMGGWSARNRKTAVAAWLLFVVLSVVIGGMIGSKELSEGDMTPGEAGRAEKIIEDAGVEDPAGEMILVTGTSVPATDPTVRAAVEDLITRINATGEVENVRSPYDPAVDGAISADRTSALIQFDIKGDPDDAVDKLDPIVDAVDAGKSAHPDVTVEQLGDATSEKWFSNTFDKDFKTAEWTAVPLALGILLIAFGAIVAALLPVVLALTAFVAAGVGLLAIATRIVPTSEVTMSVMLLIGLAVGVDYCLFYIRREREERAKGRSPERALEIAAATSGRSVLISGVTVMVAMAGMLLTGLQQFQSMALGTILVVFTAMLGSVTVLPALLSMLGDKVDAGKIPGLGRMRRPSPDGGKFWGVILGTVLRRPLIWAIVAGGALIALTIPALGMKLSLLPIDKELPKDVSIVQTYQHINAKFPGGPSPAQIVAKADDVNAPEFRSAVAALKEQVAADPVLFTDQIDVRTYPGHDDLVAIQVPFTGADDVKALEKLRDQIIPDTLEKVPGVDAPVSGDVAGTEDFNAQLDKTTPLAFGFVLLFAFLLMLASFRSLVVAITAIVLNLLSVGAAYGVLAIVFQHGYGDFLVGTEAPGSIISWLPLFLFVVLFGLSMDYHVFVVSRIREAYDNGMDTKSAVAHGVRSTAGVVTSAAVIMVAVFAVFGTLSMQQMKQMGVGLAVAVLLDATIIRAILLPAVMGLLGERNWYLPKWLGWLPQMEHGAGPDDDDRDLVREPVPAGAVAAPYGQAGGYANGYGDDYDRNGAVSGSGRIPRPPVG encoded by the coding sequence ATGGCACGCAGGCGCAATCTCGCAGCCTCAATGGGCGGATGGAGTGCAAGAAACCGCAAGACAGCCGTTGCCGCCTGGCTTCTCTTCGTCGTTCTCTCCGTCGTCATCGGGGGCATGATCGGGTCGAAGGAACTGTCCGAGGGGGACATGACCCCGGGCGAGGCCGGACGCGCGGAGAAGATCATCGAGGACGCCGGGGTCGAGGACCCCGCGGGCGAGATGATCCTCGTCACCGGAACGTCCGTGCCGGCGACGGACCCGACGGTCCGCGCCGCGGTCGAGGACCTGATCACCCGGATCAACGCCACCGGCGAAGTGGAGAACGTGCGTTCGCCGTACGACCCCGCCGTGGACGGTGCGATCTCGGCGGACCGGACGTCGGCCCTGATCCAGTTCGACATCAAGGGCGACCCGGACGACGCCGTCGACAAGCTCGATCCGATCGTCGACGCGGTCGACGCCGGCAAGTCGGCGCACCCGGACGTCACCGTCGAACAACTCGGCGACGCGACATCGGAGAAGTGGTTCAGCAACACCTTCGACAAGGACTTCAAGACCGCCGAGTGGACCGCCGTCCCGCTCGCCCTCGGCATCCTGCTCATCGCGTTCGGCGCCATCGTCGCCGCGCTGCTGCCCGTCGTCCTCGCACTGACCGCCTTCGTGGCCGCCGGGGTGGGCCTGCTGGCGATCGCCACCCGCATCGTCCCCACCAGCGAGGTCACCATGTCGGTGATGCTCCTGATCGGTCTCGCGGTCGGCGTCGACTACTGCCTGTTCTACATCCGCCGTGAGCGCGAGGAGCGCGCCAAGGGCCGCTCGCCCGAGCGTGCCCTGGAGATCGCCGCCGCCACCTCCGGCCGCTCGGTGCTCATCTCCGGCGTCACGGTGATGGTCGCGATGGCGGGCATGCTGCTCACCGGGCTCCAGCAGTTCCAGTCCATGGCGCTCGGGACGATCCTCGTCGTCTTCACCGCGATGCTGGGCTCCGTCACCGTGCTGCCCGCGCTGCTGTCGATGCTCGGCGACAAGGTCGACGCCGGCAAGATCCCCGGCCTCGGCCGGATGCGCCGTCCGTCGCCGGACGGCGGCAAGTTCTGGGGCGTGATCCTCGGCACCGTGCTGCGCCGCCCGCTGATCTGGGCGATCGTCGCCGGTGGTGCGCTGATCGCGCTGACCATCCCGGCGCTGGGCATGAAGCTCTCGCTGCTGCCGATCGACAAGGAACTGCCGAAGGACGTCTCGATCGTCCAGACCTACCAGCACATCAACGCGAAGTTCCCCGGCGGCCCGTCGCCGGCCCAGATTGTCGCGAAGGCCGACGACGTGAACGCCCCCGAGTTCCGGAGCGCCGTCGCCGCGCTGAAGGAGCAGGTCGCCGCCGACCCGGTGCTGTTCACCGACCAGATCGACGTCCGCACCTACCCGGGGCACGACGACCTGGTGGCCATCCAGGTGCCGTTCACCGGTGCGGACGACGTCAAGGCCCTCGAGAAGCTGCGCGACCAGATCATCCCGGACACGCTGGAGAAGGTCCCGGGTGTGGACGCGCCGGTCAGCGGTGACGTCGCGGGCACCGAGGACTTCAACGCGCAACTGGACAAGACCACGCCGCTCGCGTTCGGCTTCGTACTCCTGTTCGCGTTCCTGCTGATGCTCGCGTCGTTCCGCTCGCTGGTCGTCGCGATCACCGCGATCGTGCTCAACCTGCTCTCGGTGGGTGCCGCGTACGGTGTGCTGGCCATCGTCTTCCAGCACGGGTACGGCGACTTCCTGGTCGGCACCGAGGCACCCGGCTCGATCATCTCGTGGCTGCCGCTGTTCCTCTTCGTGGTGCTGTTCGGCCTGTCGATGGACTACCACGTGTTCGTCGTCAGCCGCATCCGCGAGGCGTACGACAACGGCATGGACACCAAGTCCGCGGTCGCGCACGGCGTCCGCAGCACCGCCGGCGTCGTCACCAGCGCCGCGGTCATCATGGTGGCGGTGTTCGCGGTCTTCGGCACGCTGTCGATGCAGCAGATGAAGCAGATGGGCGTGGGCCTCGCGGTCGCGGTCCTGCTGGACGCCACGATCATCCGCGCGATCCTGCTCCCGGCCGTGATGGGTCTGCTCGGCGAGCGCAACTGGTACCTGCCGAAGTGGCTGGGCTGGCTGCCGCAGATGGAGCACGGCGCCGGGCCGGACGACGACGACCGGGACCTCGTCCGCGAGCCGGTGCCGGCCGGAGCCGTCGCGGCACCGTACGGCCAGGCGGGCGGATACGCGAACGGCTACGGCGACGACTACGACCGGAACGGGGCCGTGTCCGGCTCAGGACGCATCCCGAGGCCGCCGGTCGGCTGA
- a CDS encoding SixA phosphatase family protein: MASQRQRTLVVVRHAKADWPDVPDVERPLAERGRQDAPQIGNWLVSQRVHPDRVVCSPARRTRETWKLMGKAFEPRPHTAYDDRIYEATAQSLLYVAQETEDDVDTLVLIGHSPGVATLVSALAGSADGDALDRVREKYATSGVALLRFAGPWSELNEKAAHLVAFATPRA; this comes from the coding sequence ATGGCATCGCAGCGACAGCGCACACTCGTGGTGGTCCGGCACGCCAAGGCGGATTGGCCGGACGTCCCCGACGTCGAACGACCCCTGGCGGAGCGCGGCCGGCAGGACGCGCCGCAGATCGGCAATTGGCTGGTGAGCCAGCGCGTTCACCCCGACCGCGTGGTGTGCTCGCCCGCGCGGCGCACGCGCGAGACGTGGAAGCTCATGGGCAAGGCCTTCGAACCGCGCCCGCACACCGCCTACGACGACCGCATCTACGAGGCCACCGCACAGTCGCTCCTGTATGTGGCGCAGGAGACCGAGGACGACGTCGACACCCTCGTCCTGATCGGCCACAGCCCCGGCGTCGCGACCCTGGTCTCGGCGCTGGCCGGCAGCGCGGACGGGGACGCGCTGGACCGGGTGCGGGAGAAGTACGCGACATCCGGGGTCGCGCTGCTGCGTTTCGCGGGACCGTGGAGCGAATTGAACGAGAAAGCCGCGCATCTGGTGGCATTCGCGACTCCGCGGGCCTGA
- the serB gene encoding phosphoserine phosphatase SerB, whose amino-acid sequence MDAEPRTLLVKIFGKDHPGITSSLFETLAEDALDVVDIEQTVTRGRLTLCVLIPAPVREGDLRARLHRWAEAERLDMEIISGSGDNRPRGEGRSHVTVLGSPLKADAVAAIAGRIAATGANIDRIFRLAKYPVTAIELQVSGVETDKLRAELAPESAARQIDVAVQQAGLMRRAKRLVVMDVDSTLIQGEVIELLAEHAGCLDEVAAVTAAAMRGELDFAESLRARVALLEGLEASAIEAVRDQVRLTPGARTLVRTLKRIGYQVGIVSGGFTQVTDVLVERLGLDYAAANTLEVVDGRLTGRVVGDIVDRPGKALMLRRFAADAGVPLSSTVAIGDGANDLDMLNAAGLGIAFNAKPVVREAADTAVNFPFLDTVLFLLGLTREEVESADAADEA is encoded by the coding sequence ATGGACGCCGAGCCCCGCACTCTTCTCGTCAAGATCTTCGGGAAGGACCATCCCGGCATCACATCCTCGTTGTTCGAGACCCTCGCGGAGGACGCTCTCGACGTCGTCGACATCGAGCAGACGGTCACCCGCGGCCGACTCACCCTGTGCGTCCTCATCCCCGCCCCCGTGCGGGAGGGCGACCTGCGCGCCCGCCTGCACCGCTGGGCCGAGGCCGAGCGCCTCGACATGGAGATCATCTCCGGCAGCGGCGACAACAGGCCGCGCGGCGAGGGCCGTTCGCACGTGACCGTGCTGGGGAGCCCGCTCAAGGCCGACGCGGTCGCCGCCATAGCGGGGCGCATCGCGGCCACCGGCGCCAACATCGACCGCATATTCCGACTCGCGAAATACCCGGTCACGGCGATCGAGCTGCAGGTCTCCGGCGTCGAGACCGACAAGCTGCGCGCCGAGCTGGCGCCCGAGTCGGCGGCGCGGCAGATCGACGTGGCGGTGCAGCAGGCCGGGCTGATGCGGCGGGCGAAGCGCCTGGTCGTGATGGACGTCGACTCGACGCTCATCCAGGGCGAGGTCATCGAACTGCTCGCCGAGCACGCCGGGTGCCTCGACGAGGTGGCCGCGGTCACCGCCGCCGCGATGCGCGGCGAGCTGGACTTCGCCGAGTCGCTGCGGGCCCGCGTCGCCCTGCTGGAGGGGCTGGAGGCGTCGGCCATCGAGGCGGTGCGCGACCAGGTGCGGCTGACCCCCGGCGCGCGCACCCTCGTACGCACCCTCAAGCGGATCGGCTACCAAGTCGGCATCGTGTCGGGCGGGTTCACGCAGGTCACCGATGTGCTGGTGGAACGCCTCGGGCTCGACTACGCCGCCGCCAACACCCTGGAGGTCGTCGACGGGCGCCTCACCGGCCGCGTGGTCGGCGACATCGTCGACCGGCCCGGCAAGGCCCTGATGCTGCGGCGTTTCGCGGCGGACGCCGGGGTGCCGCTGTCGTCCACGGTCGCCATCGGCGACGGCGCCAACGACCTGGACATGCTCAACGCCGCGGGCCTCGGCATCGCGTTCAACGCCAAGCCGGTGGTCCGCGAAGCGGCCGACACCGCGGTCAACTTTCCCTTCCTGGACACGGTGTTGTTCCTTCTCGGGCTCACCCGCGAGGAAGTCGAGTCCGCGGACGCCGCCGACGAGGCCTGA
- a CDS encoding streptophobe family protein — protein MSWTNPPQRPPGQPPAGPPFPPAAAPQTSAARLFGGPEAWLHALVAVVAAFAAMAFTAWLALWLLGAGDLGGGSMPALVAAAVALAVGGKVDLKGAESTGDQGILGSILGDVPVAEAGGEVDLLMFGIGLVGALVLGWLFLRPLRYRLVIGIDELIAHMARIAVFTAAGLGACVALGSHALPIGDAIPQVDAAELMGVFNLGAAAEFTTDAPTTLGFGLVWMLLTMVVALAVSARGPLPRLWLRYRDVLRPPVAGVMAVFLGAVVLGIIGAPFVAAEAPEPKRMIGGMLLALPNVMWLLVTLGLGVEWKSSGGGDFSFGLPGPLGQLLNESGSRDMPITVGRLAELDGRAWWVPVVSAILLLFGGTVAALRSPAQVRLHQHAWRFGVAFAVTAVIAAAIAQIHLKVAVQVLGGVAEPGGQVSLHADYLMTAGFGLLWGACAGLLGGALAAWIRAVQASRRTKPPGGGHAPRPGAWPGQRPAGPGAPSYGPGAPAYNPRTDFPPGGNPPYPPPNSPRGPYGP, from the coding sequence TTGTCCTGGACCAACCCTCCGCAGCGGCCACCGGGACAGCCCCCCGCGGGGCCGCCGTTCCCTCCGGCCGCGGCGCCGCAGACCTCCGCCGCCCGGCTCTTCGGCGGCCCCGAGGCGTGGCTGCACGCACTCGTGGCGGTGGTCGCCGCGTTCGCCGCCATGGCGTTCACCGCGTGGCTGGCCCTGTGGCTGCTCGGGGCCGGCGACCTCGGCGGCGGGTCGATGCCGGCGCTGGTGGCCGCCGCGGTCGCACTCGCGGTCGGCGGCAAGGTCGACCTCAAGGGCGCGGAGAGCACCGGCGACCAGGGCATCCTCGGGAGCATTCTGGGCGATGTCCCGGTGGCCGAGGCCGGCGGCGAGGTCGACCTCCTGATGTTCGGGATCGGGCTCGTCGGCGCACTGGTCCTCGGCTGGCTCTTCCTGCGCCCGCTGCGCTACCGGCTCGTCATCGGCATCGACGAACTCATCGCCCACATGGCCCGGATCGCGGTGTTCACCGCCGCCGGGCTGGGCGCGTGCGTGGCCCTCGGCAGCCACGCACTGCCGATCGGGGACGCCATCCCCCAGGTCGACGCCGCCGAGCTGATGGGCGTCTTCAACCTCGGCGCCGCGGCCGAGTTCACCACCGACGCCCCGACCACGCTGGGTTTCGGCCTCGTGTGGATGCTGCTGACGATGGTCGTCGCGCTCGCGGTGTCGGCGCGCGGCCCCCTCCCCCGGCTCTGGCTGCGCTACCGGGACGTCCTGCGCCCGCCCGTCGCCGGCGTCATGGCGGTGTTCCTGGGCGCGGTCGTCCTCGGCATCATCGGCGCCCCCTTCGTCGCGGCGGAGGCCCCGGAGCCCAAGCGCATGATCGGCGGCATGCTGCTCGCGCTGCCGAACGTCATGTGGCTGCTGGTCACGCTCGGCCTCGGCGTCGAGTGGAAGTCCTCGGGCGGCGGCGACTTCAGCTTCGGCCTCCCCGGCCCGCTGGGCCAACTGCTCAACGAGTCCGGCAGCCGGGACATGCCGATCACCGTCGGACGCCTCGCCGAGCTGGACGGCCGGGCCTGGTGGGTGCCGGTGGTCTCGGCGATCCTGCTGCTGTTCGGCGGCACCGTGGCCGCCCTGCGGTCGCCCGCGCAGGTACGGCTCCACCAGCACGCGTGGCGCTTCGGGGTGGCGTTCGCGGTCACCGCGGTCATCGCGGCGGCCATCGCGCAGATCCACCTCAAGGTCGCGGTCCAGGTGCTCGGCGGCGTCGCGGAACCGGGCGGACAGGTCTCCCTGCACGCCGACTACCTGATGACCGCCGGCTTCGGCCTGCTGTGGGGAGCCTGCGCCGGGCTGCTCGGAGGCGCCCTGGCGGCCTGGATCCGCGCGGTCCAGGCGAGCCGCCGCACGAAGCCGCCCGGAGGGGGCCACGCGCCGCGGCCGGGGGCGTGGCCGGGGCAGCGGCCCGCGGGCCCCGGAGCACCGTCGTACGGCCCGGGAGCGCCCGCGTACAACCCGCGCACCGACTTCCCCCCGGGCGGCAACCCGCCGTACCCACCCCCGAACAGCCCGAGAGGCCCGTACGGCCCCTGA